DNA from Krasilnikovia cinnamomea:
GACGTGGACCGGCGCGCCGCCGACGCTGGGGCCGCCGCGTTCGCGGTGGACGACGCCGTACACCTGCCCTCGACCGCGGGTCCCGACTCGGCTGCCGAGGCACGGGCGCTCGTCGCGCATGAGCTGGTGCACGTGGCGCAACAGCGCCGCCTCGGCTCGTCCCTGCCCGACGAGGGCAGCCCCGCCGGTGCGGAACTGGAGGCCGAGGCGGTCGCGGTCGAGGAGGCGGTCCGGGCGGGCCGGCCGCTGCCCGTCCTGCGGCACCCACGGCCAACGGTGACGGAGCCACCGCGAGCCTCGGAACCGGTACGCCCGAACGCCGTCCGGGCCGCCGGGATCGGGCCGTCCACGATGGATTCGGCGAGCCGGGTGTCTCCTGTACCGGCGCCCAACGTCGCCGGGCCGGTGCCGGGGCAGGCCGACGGCCCGTCGGGCACCGTGGGGCGGCCGATCGGCGTCCTCGGCCCGGCCGCGGGTTCCACGCCCGCCCGGGAGCGGGTCACGGGCCGCGTACAGCGCCGGCAGACGGCGCTCTCGCATGCCCGGCCCGTGGTGGCACCCAGCGCCGGGGCGGCGGTTGCCCAGCCTGCCGCGACCTCCGCGACCTCCGCGCCGGCTTCGGACGCCCCGCCCGCGACACCCCCGCCCTCGTCCTCCGGATCCGCCTCGCCGTCAGCGCCTTCCGCATCCGCGTCCAGCACGTCCTCCTCGGCGTCAGCCGGTCGCCCGTCGTGGTCGTCGTTCGGCGACGCTCTCGCCAACGACGTCGGCGACATGGTGCTGTCCTCGTGGAGCCTGGAGCGCGGCCACGAGCCCGGCCAGCGGACCGGCGGGTTCGGCGGAGGTGGGTTCGGCGCGGCCGGCATCGGTGCTACCGGCATCGGTGCGGCCGGGAGCGGCGCGGCCGGCCTGGGTGCGACCGGCCTGGGTGCGACCGGAGGTGGCGTGGCGGGCCATGGCATGGCCGGCGGCGCCAGCCGCGAGGAGCGGTTCAACCAGCTGGCCGGGTCCACCCTGGAACGGATGAACGAGCAGCGCATCGCCGCCGGTGAGAGCCCGTTGGCCACCCTGCCGCCGGACGAGGAAGCTCGCATCTGGGCCCAGGTGGACGCGGGCGGCGGTGCCGGGGGCTACGGGTACCACAGCCCACCCCCGCCGATCCGCAGCTGGGACGATTTCGGCACCGCGCTGCGCGGCGACATGGCGGACATCGTCGGCTCGACGTTCGGCATCGACGGCGCGGAGCTTATCCGCGCGGGCCAGTCGCAGGACTCGGCAGCGTCACCCGGCGGTGAGTCCGCTCCGGGTACGGCCACCGGCACCGGAACCGCGGCGGCGGGATCCACGACTGGGGCCGCCGGCCACGCGGGGGAGCAGGGCGACGACGAGGCCAGGATCGACACCGACCGCCTCGACCTCGACGAACTCTCCACCCGGCTCTACGACCGCATCCGCAGCAAGCTCCGGATGGAGTTGCTGCTCGACCGTGAGCGGGCCGGCCTGCTCAGCGACTTCCGATAAGGGGGAACGGCATGGCGCTCAGCGACACCACCATGCTCGGCATGGCCAACCGGTTCACGGTGAAGATCGACAACGGGGGGTACGACCTCGGCAGCTGGTCGCAGGTGGACGGCCTGGACGTCAAGTGGGACCTGGCCGAGTACCGGGCCGGGGACGCCGGCAACCAGCGGTGGTACTTCCCCGCCAACACGCACTACTCCGTGGTGAAGCTGACCCGGGCCGCGTCCGCGGAGAGCCAGCAGGTCCGCAACTGGCTCGACTCCACGTCGTTCACGTGGGAGCCGCAGACCGGCGTGGTCACCCTGCGCGACTCCACCGGTGCGGAGATCACGTCCTGGGACCTCAAGCACGTCATGCCGCTGCGCTGGTCCATCAGCGGCTTCGAAGCGGGCGCGAGCCGGGTGGCCACCGAGACCCTGGAGCTGCACCACATGGGCTTCCTCAAGGACGAGAAGACGTTCTGATGCAACAGCTGTCGGACAATGCCCGCCTGGGCATGTCGATGCGCTTCCGGGTCAGCGTCGACGGCATCAACCTGGGCAGCTGGGCCAGCTGCGCCGGCCTTTCCGTCGACTTCAAGAACAAGGCGGTGGCCGAGGGCGGCAACT
Protein-coding regions in this window:
- a CDS encoding eCIS core domain-containing protein: MRWPFRRRAAKSAAQPDPAAQANPAAESVPAASPVPDAAASARPERPHGAGARRRAWQTLPPLAPVVGAPSLTMGTPPVSGTRPMLHRPPAPPPATRPVGRVDGLADVLPALDVSRPEAPAPAPRPVRAVARPSDRPPLTAATSTYVGEAREPAQPHRAPAWLRALSSAPVMDPLLGGIVPALPAPRPAPAPRPAPSSRPVAAPRTGTAPRRPLRPRGRIGLGAPLEADSADADPEPAAPPAPTGRPAILPRVPAGPAAVPAELTGAPVVPAEPPGAPVAPAGIPALPVSSTGPVTVTGPVRDAAVAAVPADLARDVAGVTGVELDGVLVHRGPDVDRRAADAGAAAFAVDDAVHLPSTAGPDSAAEARALVAHELVHVAQQRRLGSSLPDEGSPAGAELEAEAVAVEEAVRAGRPLPVLRHPRPTVTEPPRASEPVRPNAVRAAGIGPSTMDSASRVSPVPAPNVAGPVPGQADGPSGTVGRPIGVLGPAAGSTPARERVTGRVQRRQTALSHARPVVAPSAGAAVAQPAATSATSAPASDAPPATPPPSSSGSASPSAPSASASSTSSSASAGRPSWSSFGDALANDVGDMVLSSWSLERGHEPGQRTGGFGGGGFGAAGIGATGIGAAGSGAAGLGATGLGATGGGVAGHGMAGGASREERFNQLAGSTLERMNEQRIAAGESPLATLPPDEEARIWAQVDAGGGAGGYGYHSPPPPIRSWDDFGTALRGDMADIVGSTFGIDGAELIRAGQSQDSAASPGGESAPGTATGTGTAAAGSTTGAAGHAGEQGDDEARIDTDRLDLDELSTRLYDRIRSKLRMELLLDRERAGLLSDFR
- a CDS encoding phage tail protein encodes the protein MALSDTTMLGMANRFTVKIDNGGYDLGSWSQVDGLDVKWDLAEYRAGDAGNQRWYFPANTHYSVVKLTRAASAESQQVRNWLDSTSFTWEPQTGVVTLRDSTGAEITSWDLKHVMPLRWSISGFEAGASRVATETLELHHMGFLKDEKTF